A window of Parambassis ranga chromosome 10, fParRan2.1, whole genome shotgun sequence contains these coding sequences:
- the sh3rf2 gene encoding E3 ubiquitin-protein ligase SH3RF2, protein MVDSDVQAALASKSSGPFKMEELALMALLECPLCLDQLDVSAKVLPCQHTFCMPCLQRHETAHSQLHCPECRAPIQVRTMEELPENLLLVRLLEGLQGSAGSGRKTQTARYAVPLARSSLTAREDQLEQQESQPREKRGYSEAPLRASMYNQQGEVKSREPVMALGNSVTPKHKVDDNWHHEDAGDSSSAPVTALQATSQMPQLQPLQHPPALCRALCDFNPEEMNLKERKCCLSFFKGDILTVIRCVDEHWIEAKLGEKVGLCPLQFVEPNSVAAKLLKGRSRRGGDSADFHHQSGSGGKDKATDASYKTVHYGVPQVPAKTPIINALPLSSQRKQPTASSSFHPTPAGETTNISTFNSFNRHPQHLSATRGHSHPSRVNSHQIKRYSDSHRHLLQSEKKMTSETPPTVSMALVNPQIPSASADGKNSSTQQLSISVCAVLYSYKPRRPEELELRKGEMVGVYGKFKEGWLRGLSLRTGKVGILPSNYITPVLRTSARIMETKATNASAQYNTVAGKKPTAAKNPAVVFALDRVSADGAIHSTGQVPSVPNGAQHAVSSTGSGKQSFHGGSEGWETVRRIFNPHRGSNRYSHMSSFNGPSNSQHFAQVQASGYSPALQRKKNSSILSNTARSLGWMTEPAAPSTAAFMKDRDFTASHEATFQHDRQPTNGPQSILVRPDTHKNSTDKPAKSVRFLTDEDFSLPRRRTSSWSSGNQVPSNSRPGPPPLEVWAPSLTLGRDGPGIILKEGKGPVLRKGLDTAISDLNSIPQKQTPSQPSLSAVSAQFSPSRHRVTTTHLAQTDSELSLLQGESVLVHRPRPDGRVLVTQESSGQTGLFHSSVLQALERLS, encoded by the exons ATGGTGGATTCAGATGTACAAGCAGCTCTCGCCTCAAAGAGCAGTGGCCCTTTTAAAATGGAGGAGCTGGCTCTAATGGCCTTgctggaatgtcctctgtgtttgGACCAGCTGGATGTGTCAGCCAAGGTCCTGCCCTGCCAGCACACGTTCTGTATGCCCTGCCTGCAGAGGCATGAGACGGCCCATTCCCAGCTGCACTGCCCAGAGTGTCGTGCTCCCATCCAGGTCAGGACGATGGAGGAGCTTCCTGAAAACCTCCTGTTAGTGCGGCTTCTGGAGGGGCTCCAGGGCTCAGCAGGGTCCGGGAGGAAGACGCAGACAGCGCGCTACGCAGTGCCCTTGGCCAGGAGCAGCTTGACAGCCAGGGAAGAtcagctggagcagcaggagaGTCAACCCAGAGAGAAGCGAGGGTACAGTGAG GCTCCTCTCAGGGCCTCAATGTATAACCAACAAGGTGAGGTGAAGTCAAGAGAGCCGGTCATGGCGCTTGGTAACAGTGTCACCCCAAAGCACAAAGTGGATGACAACTGGCACCACGAAGACGCTGGCGACAGTAGCAGCGCACCTGTCACTGCACTGCAGGCAACCAGCCAGATGCCTCAGCTGCAGCCCCTCCAGCACCCGCCGGCGCTCTGCAGGGCGCTGTGCGATTTTAATCCAGAGGAGATGAATCTGAAAGAGCGCAAATGTTGTCTCAGCTTCTTCAAG GGAGACATCCTGACTGTCATCAGATGTGTCGATGAACACTGGATTGAAGCCAAGCTTGGGGAGAAAGTTGGACTTTGTCCTCTGCAGTTTGTAGAG CCAAACTCTGTGGCTGCCAAACTGCTAAAGGGAAGGAGTCGGAGGGGAGGTGACTCAGCAGATTTTCACCATCAGAGTGGGAGTGGGGGCAAAGACAAGGCCACTGACGCATCCTACAAGACCGTCCATTACGGAGTCCCTCAAGTCCCGGCAAAGACACCCATCATCAATGCTTTGCCCCTCTCCAGCCAGCGGAAACAGcccacagccagcagcagcttccatcCGACCCCAGCAGGAGAGACGACAAATATCAGCACCTTCAACAGCTTCAACCGTCACCCACAGCATCTCTCTGCCACCCGGGGCCACTCGCACCCTTCAAGAGTGAACTCTCACCAAATTAAACGCTACtctgactcacacagacacctgTTACAG AGTGAGAAGAAGATGACGAGTGAGACCCCACCCACTGTCTCCATGGCTCTGGTGAACCCCCAGATACCCTCTGCCTCTGCAGACGGCAAAAACtcctccacacagcagctctccATCAGCGT GTGTGCCGTCCTGTATTCCTACAAGCCTCGACgaccagaggagctggagctgaggaaaggagagatggtgggAGTGTACGGGAAGTTCAAGGAAGGCTGGCTGCGTGGGTTATCACTCAGAACAGGCAAAGTGGGCATTCTGCCAAGCAACTACATTACGCCTGTGCTCAG AACCTCTGCCAGAATTATGGAGACCAAAGCAACTAATGCATCCGCACAGTACAACACAGTAGCTGGAAAGAAACCCACTGCTGCCAAAAATCCGGCTGTAGTCTTTGCTCTTGACAGGGTGAGCGCTGATGGAGCGATACACTCAACAGGACAGGTCCCTTCTGTGCCAAATGGAGCACAGCATGCAGTATCATCCACTGGCTCTGGAAAGCAGTCCTTCCACGGGGGTTCAGAAGGGTGGGAGACTGTGAGGCGTATTTTTAACCCGCATAGAG GCTCAAACCGATACTCCCATATGTCAAGTTTCAACGGTCCCTCCAACTCACAGCACTTTGCACAAGTTCAGGCATCTGGCTATTCTCCTGCCCTGCAacgaaagaaaaacagcagtatCCTGTCCAACACTGCCAGGTCACTAGGCTGGATGACTGAGCCAGCAGCGCCCTCTACTGCTGCCTTCATGAAGGACAGGGacttcacagcttcacatgaAGCAACATTTCAGCATGACAGACAGCCCACCAACGGGCCTCAATCAATTCTAGTGAGGCCTGACACACACAAGAATAGTACAGACAAG CCTGCAAAGTCGGTGCGGTTCCTCACAGATGAAGACTTCTCTCTTCCAAGACGCCGGACCTCCTCTTGGTCATCTGGAAATCAGGTTCCATCCAACAGTCGTCCTGGCCCTCCTCCTTTAGAAGTGTGGGCACCATCTCTCACCCTGGGAAGAGATGGACCAGGGATCATTCTCAAAGAAGGAAAAGGTCCTGTTCTCAGGAAGGGCCTCGACACGGCCATCTCAGATCTGAATTCTAtcccacagaaacaaacacccTCACAGCCGTCGCTGTCAGCTGTGTCAGCTCAGTTCAGCCCCAGCAG ACACAGAGTGACCACAACACATTTAGCCCAGACAGACTCGGAGCTCAGTCTGCTTCAAGGCGAGTCTGTCCTTGTCCACAGACCCCGGCCTGACGGGCGGGTACTTGTTACTCAGGAGAGCAGCGGACAGACTGGCTTATTCCACAGCAGTGTTCTTCAAGCCCTCGAGAGGCTCAGCTGA